From the genome of Pelomonas sp. SE-A7, one region includes:
- a CDS encoding ABC transporter ATP-binding protein — protein sequence MIELQQLSKRHRSGEVETTALDRVDLRIEAGEYVAITGPSGCGKSTLLGLLGLLDAPSSGRYLLQGEDVTGRSPRELAAIRRGRIGFVFQSFNLVDELTVADNVQLALSYGGMAEREQRQRVAEVLERLGLSHRARHHPSQLSGGQQQRVAIARAIAARPALLLADEPTGNLDSAHGLEVMKLLRELNDEGATLVMVTHSAEHAALASRSVRLLDGRILVDAHAEAVA from the coding sequence ATGATCGAACTCCAACAACTCTCCAAGCGCCATCGCAGCGGTGAAGTCGAGACCACGGCGCTGGACCGCGTCGACCTGCGCATCGAGGCCGGCGAATATGTGGCCATCACCGGCCCCTCGGGCTGCGGCAAGTCCACCTTGCTGGGCCTGCTGGGCCTGCTCGATGCACCCAGCAGCGGCCGCTACCTGCTGCAGGGCGAAGACGTGACCGGCAGGTCGCCGCGCGAACTCGCCGCCATCCGCCGCGGCCGCATAGGCTTCGTGTTCCAGAGCTTCAACCTGGTGGACGAGCTGACGGTGGCCGACAACGTGCAGCTGGCCCTGAGCTACGGCGGCATGGCCGAACGCGAGCAGCGCCAGCGGGTGGCCGAGGTGCTGGAGCGGCTGGGCCTTTCGCACCGCGCCAGGCACCACCCCAGCCAGCTCAGCGGCGGCCAGCAGCAGCGCGTGGCCATCGCGCGGGCCATCGCCGCCCGGCCGGCCCTGCTGCTCGCCGACGAGCCCACCGGCAACCTCGACAGCGCCCATGGCCTGGAAGTGATGAAGCTGCTGCGCGAGCTCAATGACGAGGGAGCTACCCTGGTGATGGTGACGCACAGTGCCGAGCATGCCGCCCTGGCCTCGCGCAGCGTGCGCCTGCTCGACGGCCGCATCCTCGTGGATGCCCACGCGGAGGCCGTGGCATGA
- a CDS encoding ABC transporter permease, which translates to MKALLIAALRNLRARPGPSLVALFGLGLALAACLLMGLLALALSSTSPDIRDPARVVVLDFKGNPPGMPSPWFTRSPVAFGELLKARQLPLENIARAAPGWLDTRMEGIVQPLAMLLVDPELVPLLGLRALHGTLPGTLTQKDAIALTPSTVRMLWGELPPQQALGRTLDLEGRVVTVTAIVPEPDPRAPLATYRAIAGFDSLANPMDEETRQEVFNMNGRVFARLGAGVSAAQVGPWMREAFLASPAFKKLPPEWSAGREAAYFRGLPLTELPFEGEENELRWNALAAVGGASALLLVMAALNLLSLQSATLLQRQRETALRRSLGAAGPHLLRLWGLETGLLLLASGALALLLAWMLAPSVAGVLGLAPSHPVADPIPLEIWLGLAGVLLVLLPLTLGLPAWQALRRAPAPALQGRTASEGPWGRRVRQGLLSLQLGGALLLLVMTGVLGLQQHHLISADRGYQLENRLYLGLNVNPAKLPELQGLLDGLSTHPAIRHWAFSSMRPARDFGPGRLEHYSNAARQTQLVGVATVSASFFDTYGMKLLAGQPVKWQPVADESAERPVIIDTKAAQALGFKTPQAAIGALLNGGGAFLQSGESRPRRVVGVVGQVNLESAREPARPMVFQLSEAPQWDITVHGNDMASLQQAVAELWKRHGPAIRHTVERVDAQRAAAYEQEAVFAWTLAVVALLAVVVAMLGAYALVADTLRRRRTELVLRRLHGASHAAIALRLAREFAWPLGLAALAGLPLAGLLGRRFLAGFVDRVDLVTGLTLPMLTGLLVLGCVVTLAAARHLGLALRLRPIEALR; encoded by the coding sequence ATGAAGGCCCTGCTGATTGCCGCACTGCGCAATCTGCGCGCCCGGCCGGGCCCCTCGCTGGTGGCCCTCTTCGGCCTCGGCCTGGCCCTCGCCGCCTGCCTGCTGATGGGCCTGCTGGCGCTGGCCCTCTCGAGCACCTCGCCCGACATCCGCGATCCTGCCCGCGTCGTGGTGCTCGACTTCAAGGGCAATCCCCCTGGCATGCCCAGCCCCTGGTTCACGCGTTCGCCGGTCGCCTTCGGCGAACTGCTGAAGGCCCGCCAGCTGCCGCTGGAGAACATCGCCCGGGCGGCGCCCGGCTGGCTGGACACCCGCATGGAAGGCATCGTGCAGCCACTGGCCATGCTGCTGGTCGATCCCGAACTGGTTCCCCTGCTGGGCCTGCGCGCCCTGCACGGCACCCTGCCCGGCACCTTGACGCAGAAGGACGCCATCGCCCTCACCCCGTCCACGGTGCGCATGTTGTGGGGCGAGCTGCCGCCGCAGCAGGCCCTCGGCCGCACACTGGACCTGGAGGGCCGGGTCGTGACGGTCACCGCCATCGTCCCGGAGCCGGATCCGCGCGCCCCGCTGGCGACCTACCGCGCCATCGCCGGCTTCGACTCGCTGGCCAATCCCATGGACGAGGAAACCCGCCAGGAAGTCTTCAACATGAACGGCCGGGTGTTCGCCCGGCTGGGAGCCGGCGTCAGTGCGGCCCAGGTGGGCCCCTGGATGCGCGAGGCCTTCCTCGCCAGCCCCGCCTTCAAGAAGCTGCCGCCGGAATGGAGCGCCGGCCGCGAGGCCGCCTATTTCCGCGGTCTGCCGCTGACCGAACTGCCTTTCGAGGGCGAGGAGAACGAGCTGCGCTGGAACGCGCTCGCCGCCGTCGGTGGCGCCTCGGCGCTGCTGCTGGTGATGGCCGCGCTGAACCTCCTGAGCCTGCAGAGCGCCACGCTCCTGCAGCGCCAGCGCGAGACTGCCCTGCGCCGCAGCCTCGGCGCCGCCGGGCCGCATCTGCTGCGGCTCTGGGGCCTTGAAACCGGCCTGCTGCTGCTGGCCAGCGGCGCCCTGGCCCTGCTGCTGGCCTGGATGCTGGCGCCATCGGTGGCCGGCGTGCTGGGCCTGGCCCCGAGCCACCCGGTGGCCGATCCGATTCCACTCGAAATCTGGCTGGGCTTGGCGGGCGTGCTGCTGGTGCTGCTGCCGCTGACCCTGGGCCTGCCCGCCTGGCAGGCGCTGCGTCGTGCGCCGGCACCGGCCCTGCAAGGCCGCACGGCCAGCGAAGGTCCCTGGGGCCGCCGTGTGCGCCAAGGCCTGCTGTCCCTGCAGCTCGGTGGCGCCCTGCTACTGCTGGTGATGACCGGCGTGCTGGGCCTGCAGCAGCACCACCTGATCAGCGCCGACCGCGGCTATCAGCTCGAGAACCGGCTGTACCTGGGGCTGAACGTCAATCCGGCCAAGCTGCCCGAACTGCAGGGCCTGCTCGACGGCCTGAGCACGCATCCGGCCATCCGGCACTGGGCCTTCAGCAGCATGCGGCCGGCGCGCGATTTCGGCCCCGGCCGGCTTGAGCACTACAGCAATGCGGCCCGGCAGACACAGCTGGTCGGGGTCGCCACCGTGTCGGCCAGCTTCTTCGACACCTACGGCATGAAGCTGCTGGCCGGCCAGCCGGTGAAGTGGCAGCCGGTCGCCGACGAGTCGGCCGAGCGGCCGGTGATCATCGATACCAAGGCCGCCCAGGCCCTGGGCTTCAAGACACCACAGGCAGCGATCGGTGCCCTGCTGAATGGCGGCGGCGCCTTCCTCCAGTCCGGCGAAAGCAGGCCGCGACGCGTGGTCGGTGTGGTCGGCCAGGTCAACCTGGAGTCGGCACGCGAGCCGGCCCGGCCCATGGTGTTCCAGCTCAGCGAGGCGCCGCAATGGGACATCACAGTCCACGGCAACGACATGGCCTCGCTGCAGCAGGCCGTCGCCGAGCTCTGGAAGCGCCACGGCCCGGCGATCCGCCACACGGTCGAGCGGGTCGACGCGCAGCGTGCGGCCGCCTACGAGCAGGAGGCGGTCTTCGCCTGGACCCTGGCCGTGGTCGCCCTGCTGGCTGTGGTCGTCGCCATGCTGGGAGCCTATGCCCTAGTGGCCGACACCCTGCGCCGCCGTCGCACCGAACTGGTCCTGCGGCGCCTGCATGGCGCCAGCCATGCGGCCATCGCGCTGCGCCTCGCACGCGAGTTCGCCTGGCCGCTCGGTCTGGCCGCCCTGGCGGGCCTGCCACTGGCCGGACTGCTGGGCCGGAGGTTCCTGGCCGGCTTCGTCGACCGGGTGGACCTGGTGACCGGCCTGACCCTGCCCATGCTGACCGGCCTGCTGGTGCTGGGCTGCGTGGTCACCCTGGCCGCCGCCCGCCACCTGGGGCTGGCCCTGCGTCTGCGCCCCATCGAGGCCTTGCGCTGA
- a CDS encoding glutathione S-transferase family protein: MKLHFHPASTTSRMVQMFAMDQGVNLDYQVVDMFTGEHHKPAYAALNPSCLVPALQDGDFTLCESAAILRYLAEKSGSPAYPKDLQARAKVNEMMDWLNSNLYKDLAYGMIYPQLFPHHRRPDDTVHAGSIAWGRDKARHWLQILDERLIGPDKAYLCGAQISLADYMGAEMILLAETLIGCDLSGYRNVSRWLKNMKALPAWKPVHEAVEGFGASLKGKSFVTL; encoded by the coding sequence ATGAAGTTGCATTTCCATCCCGCCTCGACCACCAGCCGCATGGTGCAGATGTTCGCCATGGACCAGGGCGTGAACCTGGACTACCAGGTGGTGGACATGTTCACCGGCGAGCACCACAAGCCCGCCTATGCCGCCCTCAACCCCAGCTGCCTGGTGCCGGCGCTGCAGGACGGCGACTTCACCCTCTGCGAGAGCGCCGCCATCCTGCGCTACCTGGCCGAGAAGAGCGGCTCGCCGGCCTATCCCAAGGACCTGCAGGCACGGGCCAAGGTCAACGAGATGATGGACTGGCTCAACTCCAATCTCTACAAGGACCTGGCCTACGGAATGATCTATCCGCAGCTGTTCCCGCACCACAGGCGGCCGGACGACACGGTCCATGCCGGCAGCATCGCCTGGGGCCGCGACAAGGCGCGCCACTGGCTGCAGATCCTGGACGAGCGCCTGATAGGCCCGGACAAGGCCTACCTCTGCGGCGCCCAGATCTCGCTGGCCGACTACATGGGCGCCGAGATGATCCTGCTGGCCGAGACCCTGATCGGCTGCGACCTTTCGGGCTACCGCAATGTCTCGCGCTGGCTGAAGAACATGAAGGCCCTGCCGGCCTGGAAGCCGGTGCACGAAGCCGTCGAGGGCTTCGGCGCCTCGCTCAAGGGCAAGAGCTTCGTCACGCTCTGA
- a CDS encoding VOC family protein, producing the protein MIKGLHHNAYRCRDSEQTRRFYEDFLGLPLAGVLEIHETKSGRATDTLHSFYRLDDGSFLAFFEAPDMAFEFKTQHDFDLHIALEVERPTLEAMFAKGKAAGIETRGISDHGFIHSIYFRDPNGYVIELASKAEGHDQAMDPARNGARQLLDGWTEKRAR; encoded by the coding sequence ATGATCAAGGGCCTGCACCACAACGCCTACCGCTGCCGCGACTCCGAGCAGACCCGTCGCTTCTATGAAGACTTCCTGGGCCTGCCGCTGGCCGGCGTGCTGGAGATCCACGAGACCAAGAGCGGCCGCGCCACCGACACGCTGCACAGCTTCTACCGACTGGACGACGGCTCCTTCCTGGCCTTCTTCGAGGCGCCGGACATGGCCTTCGAGTTCAAGACCCAGCACGACTTCGACCTGCACATTGCGCTGGAGGTCGAGCGGCCCACGCTGGAAGCCATGTTCGCCAAGGGCAAGGCCGCCGGCATCGAGACCCGCGGCATCTCCGACCATGGCTTCATCCACTCGATCTACTTCCGCGACCCCAATGGCTATGTGATCGAACTGGCCAGCAAGGCCGAGGGGCATGACCAGGCGATGGACCCGGCCCGGAACGGCGCTCGGCAGCTGCTGGACGGCTGGACCGAGAAGCGGGCCCGCTAG
- a CDS encoding HD-GYP domain-containing protein, which yields MNTESPRQPLPSFTPEATAQVNELLGLRQQVASQRQALLASLLVSAWMVEARDPYTGGHLWRVARMAHALALASGSAPREASRIAMAGFLHDLGKVGIPDAILRKPGRLTDEEFATIKTHPRVGARMLSGHPLAELVVGVIHHHHEMPNGRGYPMGLVDAEIPQDARLVGICDAFDAMTSTRPYRAGMPIAKALDIIEAELGSQFDRLLGEKFVHMGRAGAFDAIVGHSDDGIPLQHCPVCGPTLVRTRNSRAGDHLGCPACSARFSWTDTEQGLRALPTGEPASADELEPGLDRVQIEALVLDWADAMAGL from the coding sequence ATGAACACCGAAAGTCCCCGCCAGCCCTTGCCATCCTTCACCCCTGAGGCGACGGCGCAAGTCAACGAACTGCTGGGCCTGCGCCAGCAGGTGGCGAGCCAGCGCCAGGCCCTGCTGGCCAGCCTGCTGGTCTCGGCCTGGATGGTCGAGGCGCGCGACCCCTACACCGGCGGCCACCTCTGGCGCGTGGCGCGCATGGCGCATGCGCTGGCCCTGGCATCGGGCAGCGCGCCGCGGGAGGCCAGCCGCATCGCGATGGCAGGCTTTCTGCACGACCTGGGCAAGGTGGGCATCCCCGACGCCATCCTGCGCAAGCCGGGCCGGCTCACCGACGAGGAGTTCGCGACGATCAAGACGCATCCACGGGTCGGGGCCCGCATGCTGTCCGGCCATCCGCTGGCCGAGCTGGTCGTCGGCGTGATTCATCACCACCACGAGATGCCCAACGGCCGCGGCTATCCCATGGGCCTGGTGGACGCCGAGATACCTCAAGATGCCCGACTGGTCGGCATCTGCGATGCCTTCGATGCCATGACCAGCACGCGGCCCTACCGGGCGGGCATGCCCATCGCCAAGGCCCTGGACATCATCGAGGCCGAGCTGGGCAGCCAGTTCGATCGGCTGCTGGGAGAGAAGTTCGTGCACATGGGCCGCGCCGGCGCCTTCGACGCCATCGTCGGCCACAGCGATGACGGCATTCCGCTGCAGCATTGCCCGGTCTGCGGCCCGACCCTGGTCCGCACGCGCAACTCGCGCGCCGGCGATCATCTGGGCTGCCCGGCGTGTTCGGCGCGCTTCAGCTGGACCGACACCGAGCAAGGCCTGCGCGCCCTGCCAACCGGCGAGCCTGCTTCGGCAGACGAATTGGAGCCCGGCCTGGATCGCGTGCAGATCGAAGCGCTGGTGCTCGATTGGGCCGACGCCATGGCCGGCCTCTGA
- a CDS encoding carboxymuconolactone decarboxylase family protein, with protein sequence MSRLSIPTVDQSLQAAKPLLAAVERQLGVVPNLMKLVGHSPAALEGYLSLSGALAKGKLSVQLRERIALTVAEFNGCDYCLSAHSYLASNVAKLSAGEIDAARDGRSDDARTAAALQFARRVAESRGHVADADLAALRAADFDEAAVLEIVLNVALNVLTNYVNNVAQTDVDFPLVKARQAA encoded by the coding sequence ATGTCCCGCCTCAGCATCCCCACCGTCGACCAGTCCCTGCAAGCCGCCAAGCCCCTGCTGGCCGCCGTCGAAAGGCAACTGGGTGTCGTGCCCAATCTGATGAAGCTGGTCGGCCACAGCCCGGCCGCCCTGGAAGGCTACCTGTCGCTGAGCGGCGCCCTGGCCAAGGGCAAGCTGAGCGTGCAGCTGCGCGAGCGCATTGCGCTGACCGTGGCCGAGTTCAACGGCTGCGACTACTGCCTGTCGGCCCACAGCTACCTGGCCAGCAATGTCGCCAAGCTCAGCGCCGGCGAGATCGATGCCGCCCGCGACGGCCGTTCGGACGATGCCCGCACGGCCGCCGCGCTGCAGTTCGCGCGCCGCGTCGCCGAGTCGCGCGGGCATGTGGCCGACGCCGATCTGGCTGCGCTGCGCGCTGCCGATTTCGACGAAGCCGCCGTGCTGGAAATCGTGCTGAACGTGGCGCTCAACGTGCTGACCAACTACGTCAACAACGTGGCGCAGACCGACGTCGACTTCCCCCTGGTCAAGGCCAGGCAGGCCGCCTGA
- a CDS encoding LysR family transcriptional regulator: MDRLHLINVFVAVVDASGFAGAARKLGISPPAVTRAISELEAHLGARLLTRTTRVVRVTEAGARYVEDCRRILAELAEADESVSGLHGAPRGRLTITAPMLFGALHVTPVVTEFLQRYPEVTASCWFLDRVVNLTDEGVDVAVRIGELPDSSLQAIRVGSVRRVICAAPAYLAEHGEPQQPEDLVGHRLISANAVTPAPEWRFKADGEVRSVRVTPRLLTTTNDSAIAAAVGGFGLTRLMSYQVDALIGSGALRRVLEPFELAPLPVHLVHREGRHASHKARAFIDLAIERLRERLAPPG; the protein is encoded by the coding sequence TTGGACCGACTGCATCTCATCAATGTCTTTGTGGCGGTGGTCGATGCCAGCGGCTTTGCCGGTGCGGCGCGCAAGCTCGGCATTTCGCCGCCGGCGGTCACGCGGGCCATCAGCGAACTGGAGGCGCACCTGGGCGCCCGGCTGCTGACGCGCACCACACGCGTCGTGCGCGTGACCGAGGCCGGTGCCCGCTATGTGGAGGATTGCCGGCGCATCCTGGCCGAGCTGGCCGAGGCCGACGAGTCGGTCAGCGGCCTGCATGGCGCTCCGCGCGGCAGGCTGACGATCACGGCACCCATGCTGTTCGGCGCGCTTCACGTGACGCCGGTGGTGACCGAGTTCCTGCAGCGCTACCCGGAAGTGACGGCGTCCTGCTGGTTCCTGGACCGGGTGGTGAATCTGACCGACGAAGGCGTGGACGTGGCGGTGCGCATCGGCGAGCTGCCGGACTCGTCGCTGCAGGCGATCAGGGTCGGCAGCGTGCGCCGCGTCATCTGTGCGGCGCCGGCTTATCTGGCCGAACACGGCGAACCTCAGCAGCCCGAGGACCTGGTCGGCCACAGGCTGATCTCGGCCAACGCCGTCACGCCGGCGCCGGAGTGGCGCTTCAAGGCGGACGGCGAGGTCCGTTCGGTGCGAGTCACGCCACGGCTGCTGACCACGACCAATGATTCGGCCATTGCGGCCGCCGTGGGCGGATTCGGGCTGACGCGACTGATGTCCTACCAGGTCGACGCCCTGATAGGCAGCGGTGCGCTGCGCCGGGTGCTGGAGCCGTTCGAGCTGGCGCCCCTGCCGGTGCACCTGGTGCACCGCGAGGGCCGCCATGCCTCGCACAAGGCGCGGGCCTTCATCGACCTGGCGATCGAGCGGCTGCGCGAACGGCTGGCGCCGCCCGGCTGA
- a CDS encoding pyridoxamine 5'-phosphate oxidase family protein gives MSRAYSDLAFTPAVRAMQTRMGSRSSYARLDQAEDRRDALTEREAEFIEKRDGFYQATVGETGWPYVQFRGGPAGFLKVLDARTLAYADFRGNLQYISVGNLEGNDRVSILLMDYANQRRLKILGRVRLVSATEDPGLLARLRDPQYRAQVERAFVITVEAYDWNCPQHITPRYTEAEVEQAVQPLRAELEQARLELARLRAAASPRS, from the coding sequence ATGAGCCGCGCCTACTCCGACCTTGCCTTCACGCCCGCCGTGCGTGCCATGCAGACCCGCATGGGCAGCCGCTCGTCCTATGCCCGCCTGGACCAGGCCGAGGATCGCCGCGACGCCCTGACCGAGCGCGAGGCCGAGTTCATCGAGAAGCGCGACGGCTTCTACCAGGCCACCGTGGGCGAAACCGGTTGGCCCTATGTGCAGTTCCGCGGCGGGCCGGCCGGCTTCCTGAAGGTCCTGGACGCCAGGACGCTGGCCTATGCCGATTTCCGCGGCAACCTGCAGTACATCAGCGTCGGCAATCTCGAAGGCAACGATCGCGTCTCGATCCTGTTGATGGACTATGCGAACCAGCGCCGGCTCAAGATTCTCGGCCGTGTCCGCCTGGTGAGCGCGACCGAGGATCCGGGCTTGCTGGCCCGGCTCAGGGATCCGCAGTACCGGGCCCAGGTCGAGCGGGCTTTCGTCATCACGGTCGAGGCCTACGACTGGAATTGCCCGCAGCACATCACGCCCCGCTACACCGAGGCGGAAGTCGAGCAGGCGGTGCAGCCCCTGCGCGCCGAACTCGAGCAGGCGCGCCTCGAGCTGGCCCGGCTGCGGGCTGCGGCATCGCCACGGTCCTAG
- a CDS encoding transporter substrate-binding domain-containing protein, translated as MRTTGCLLPLLLSALLMPSLHVAARASQLVMLVDRAADLPFAEFQGDQVRAGIQLQLGQMLAARLGMPLEVRAVPRKRIAQLLDAGHADLACALLPEWLEAAVDWTQPFLPHAGVVITPQVQPRPGGLDALAGQPIGTIKGYAYRELEQALGRGFVREDAPDSRTLLRMLELGRMKHASVNLQYLEYQRKLGIYKQALHPYLQTGAYETRCALSKRSALKVTRVDELISGLRSDGSLKRLLDQYRD; from the coding sequence ATGCGCACTACCGGCTGCCTGCTTCCGCTTTTGCTCAGCGCCCTGCTGATGCCTTCGCTGCACGTGGCGGCCCGGGCATCGCAGCTGGTGATGCTGGTGGACCGGGCGGCGGACCTGCCGTTCGCGGAGTTCCAGGGCGACCAGGTGCGCGCCGGCATCCAGTTGCAGCTGGGCCAGATGCTGGCCGCCAGGCTGGGCATGCCGCTGGAGGTCCGGGCGGTGCCGCGCAAGCGCATAGCCCAGCTGCTGGACGCGGGACATGCCGACCTGGCCTGCGCCCTGCTGCCGGAATGGCTGGAGGCCGCGGTGGACTGGACCCAGCCCTTCCTGCCGCATGCCGGCGTCGTCATCACGCCGCAGGTCCAGCCGCGCCCGGGCGGCCTGGACGCGCTGGCCGGCCAGCCCATAGGCACGATCAAGGGCTACGCCTACCGCGAGCTGGAACAGGCGCTGGGCCGCGGCTTCGTCCGCGAGGACGCGCCCGATTCACGCACCTTGCTGCGCATGCTGGAGCTGGGCCGCATGAAGCACGCCAGCGTCAACCTGCAATACCTCGAATACCAGCGCAAGCTGGGCATCTACAAGCAGGCGCTGCACCCCTACCTCCAGACCGGCGCCTATGAAACCCGCTGCGCCCTGTCCAAGCGCAGCGCACTCAAGGTGACGCGGGTGGACGAGCTGATCAGCGGCCTGCGCAGCGACGGCAGCCTCAAGCGGCTGCTGGACCAGTACCGCGACTGA
- a CDS encoding transporter substrate-binding domain-containing protein, with amino-acid sequence MASLLGCLLLALAGLPVAAAPERVPLYTAYLDAPLDASSPGNLTAELAAWLSRRSAGRYQFVATSLARGPLDALIAKPGWNGAVVWANPRWFDDLDRQRFLWTEAFMQDSDIVVSLRRQPIDYLDEGRSLENFVVAVERGHRVADVEWLIAAGRLRRIDVTQAVDGLVELRDGRVDAVFVQAISLPHFRRQLPELDSWLYVAPQPRDTFGRHAFTARGNASLRNFLAAQLSVLSQDPAWRGRLPSPPRQLKLVGVDIMGSHYSQALRRTLDLAFERSGLRYALSSLPAERAVVDLRTARADGDMARGASYDRTVHGALRVEPAHSSILLLALARPGVAVPARVADMSSMRVAVPRGFKQQEELTRGLPGREIVEGLATCVRMVSQGRVDVCLMPGYSATDWPGRQAKGPQLVAHVMDSFDVHLWLRPGLEAEARQLSAALQALQRSGELARLMGEFRYKAGH; translated from the coding sequence GTGGCAAGCCTGCTGGGCTGCCTGCTGCTGGCCCTGGCCGGCTTGCCGGTCGCCGCAGCCCCCGAGCGCGTGCCTCTGTACACCGCCTACCTGGACGCGCCGCTGGATGCGAGCTCGCCCGGCAACCTGACGGCGGAGCTCGCGGCCTGGCTGAGCCGGCGTTCGGCCGGCCGCTACCAGTTCGTGGCAACCAGCCTGGCGCGCGGGCCGCTGGATGCGCTGATCGCCAAGCCCGGCTGGAACGGTGCGGTGGTCTGGGCCAACCCGCGCTGGTTCGACGACCTCGATCGCCAGCGTTTCCTCTGGACCGAGGCCTTCATGCAGGACTCGGACATCGTGGTCTCGCTGCGCCGCCAGCCAATCGACTACCTCGACGAGGGACGCTCGCTGGAGAACTTTGTCGTGGCCGTGGAGCGCGGCCACCGTGTGGCCGACGTGGAATGGCTGATCGCCGCCGGCCGCCTGCGCCGCATCGACGTGACCCAGGCCGTGGACGGGCTTGTCGAGCTGCGCGATGGCCGTGTCGATGCCGTGTTCGTCCAGGCCATCTCGCTGCCGCATTTCCGCCGGCAGCTGCCCGAGCTGGACAGCTGGCTTTATGTGGCACCCCAGCCGCGCGACACCTTTGGTCGCCATGCCTTCACGGCGCGCGGCAATGCCTCCTTGCGCAACTTCCTGGCGGCGCAGCTGAGCGTCCTGTCGCAGGATCCCGCCTGGCGCGGGCGCCTGCCCAGCCCGCCTCGCCAGCTCAAGCTTGTCGGCGTCGACATCATGGGAAGCCACTACAGCCAGGCGCTGCGGCGGACGCTGGACCTGGCCTTCGAGCGCTCCGGCCTGCGCTATGCGCTGAGTTCGCTGCCGGCCGAGCGAGCCGTCGTCGACTTGCGTACGGCGCGCGCCGACGGCGACATGGCCCGGGGGGCGAGCTACGACCGCACGGTTCATGGAGCCCTGCGCGTCGAACCGGCCCATTCCAGCATCCTGCTCCTGGCGCTGGCGCGGCCCGGCGTGGCCGTTCCAGCCCGCGTGGCCGACATGAGCTCGATGCGCGTCGCCGTCCCTCGCGGCTTCAAGCAGCAGGAAGAGCTGACCCGCGGCCTGCCCGGGCGCGAGATCGTCGAGGGTCTGGCGACCTGCGTCCGCATGGTGAGCCAGGGGCGGGTCGACGTCTGCCTGATGCCGGGCTACAGCGCGACCGACTGGCCCGGCCGCCAGGCCAAGGGGCCCCAGCTGGTGGCCCATGTGATGGACTCGTTCGACGTCCATCTGTGGCTGAGGCCCGGCCTGGAGGCCGAGGCCCGTCAGCTGAGCGCTGCCCTGCAGGCCCTGCAGCGCAGCGGCGAACTGGCGCGCCTGATGGGCGAGTTCCGCTATAAGGCCGGGCATTGA
- a CDS encoding VOC family protein, with amino-acid sequence MDAQQQAAVVFSGVTPILRVEDLEASLAYYQQSLGFTIDWRDGEGFASVSRGKVHLMLGVCDQGRSGTWVYVSINDADALHAELLARGVAVRHPPTNYPWGARELQLQDPDGHVLRFGSDATEEPYGPWCDGQGRLWHPQPDGSWTLKA; translated from the coding sequence ATGGATGCACAACAGCAAGCCGCGGTCGTCTTCAGCGGCGTCACGCCCATCCTCCGCGTCGAGGACCTGGAGGCCAGCCTGGCCTACTACCAGCAGAGCCTGGGCTTCACGATCGACTGGCGCGACGGCGAGGGCTTTGCATCGGTCTCGCGCGGCAAGGTCCATCTGATGCTGGGCGTGTGCGACCAGGGCCGCAGCGGCACCTGGGTCTATGTGAGCATCAACGACGCCGATGCCCTGCATGCCGAGTTGCTGGCCCGCGGCGTGGCCGTGCGGCATCCGCCGACCAACTACCCCTGGGGTGCCCGCGAGTTGCAGCTGCAGGACCCCGACGGCCATGTGCTGCGCTTCGGCTCCGACGCGACCGAGGAGCCGTACGGCCCCTGGTGCGACGGCCAGGGCCGGCTCTGGCATCCGCAGCCGGACGGCAGCTGGACCCTGAAGGCATGA
- a CDS encoding VOC family protein — translation MFDHVKFGVSDFEASKRFFLQALAPLGVYVAGEGEPSYGIELVRPGSNASLVLFLTQERPAHLHIAFEAATRQQVDDFYAAALAAGAKDNGPPGLRPHYNANYYAAFVIAPDGHNIEMVCQVAQG, via the coding sequence ATGTTCGACCACGTCAAGTTCGGTGTCAGCGATTTCGAAGCCAGCAAGCGCTTCTTCCTGCAGGCGCTCGCGCCGCTGGGGGTCTATGTGGCGGGCGAGGGCGAGCCCAGCTATGGCATCGAGCTGGTCAGGCCGGGCAGCAATGCCTCGCTGGTGCTGTTCCTGACCCAGGAGAGGCCGGCCCATCTGCACATCGCCTTCGAGGCCGCGACCCGGCAGCAGGTCGATGACTTCTACGCGGCGGCCCTGGCGGCGGGCGCGAAGGACAACGGCCCGCCGGGCCTGCGCCCGCATTACAACGCCAATTACTACGCGGCCTTCGTCATCGCGCCGGACGGCCACAACATCGAGATGGTCTGCCAGGTCGCTCAGGGCTGA